The nucleotide window ggtgtaacccagcacaataCTGCATCCAAAGTGCTTAACCCCATGAACATCACCAGAGGGAGTACACGGAGCACGTGGGGATTTATataatgtcacagtgccaacaGGTAGACCCCCACTGAGGACATGGACTGTTGAACTAATTGTTTTAACAGGCCTTGGTCAGATGTCTCATTATCTCAAACCTTTGAGCCCCACACTGGATGTGAAAAATGCAGTCTTCTGGGCAGGAGGTAGAGGGCACAGAACAATGTGGGTAATGTTCTGGACATGGTTAGGAGAGGGTTAATTTTCTcacaggaagcagccacagccagagtAGCCAATGGGGCACTGGATGCCATAGTGACATCGTGGCCAGTGTAGAAGGGGAGGTCtggtgagggcagggggagTCTGGCTCTGGCACTATGGGCTAAGCTGGTCAAGTTTTATATTGCTGCCTTTCAGTGTTCCTTCTTCTGTGGTGTTCTAATTCCTGGTGTTCCTTGAGTGTCTGGGCTGTTCTGTTGAACTCTTCTCTCAATCCAAGGGGGTTCCACTTTGCACCCAGTTCTCCTTCTGATCCCACCACTGGGTGGGAGACAGCTTGTGAGAGCTTAGCATAAACCGTAACACGTGTGCACTGTTTATATCTCTGTCTGCTTCACATGTCCAacaaggcgaccggcctggatgagcaagcagctcctggaggatttaagggaaaaaaagaggctgtatcacctttggaaggaggggaaggcttctcgaggtatgttcaaggaagcggttagattatgtaggaataaaattacagaggcaaaggcccagttggaactgaagctgaacacctctgtgaaagacaataaaaagcaattttacaaatacatcaacgctaaaaagaagggcaagaagaatctCCAcaccttattggacctggaggggaacacggttactgaagatgaggaaaaggctgaggtcctgaacaccttctttgcctcgatgtttaacagcaaggtaggagtccaggatgagtggcctccggagctgggtgatggggtcggggagcagtgtaatgccccagaaatccatgaggaattagttggggacctgctgagccacttggacacccacaagtccatgggaccggatgggatccatcctagggtgctaagagagctggcagatgagctggccaagccactctccatcattttcctccagtcctggctcactggaatggtcccagatgactgaaaactggccaaggtggtccccatccacaagaagggacggatggaggaacccggaaactacaggccagtcagcctgacctcagtgccagggaaagtgatggagcagattatcctggcggcaataactgcgcacctgaaggatagccaagggctcaggtccagccaacatggatttaggaagggcaggtcctgcctctccaacctgatctccttctatgatcaggtgacccgtctggtggacgtggggaggcctgtggatgtagtctacctggacttcagcaaggcctttgacaccgtcccccacagtaaactgctggctaagctgtcagctcgtggcttggaccgcaacactctgtgctgggttgggacctggctggagggccgagcccagagagtggtggtgaatggtgccccatccagctggcggccaggcaccagtggcatcccccagggatcagtgctgggccccatcctctttaacatcttcattgatgatctggatgagggggttgagtcagtcatcagcaagtttgcagatgacaccaagttgggagcagatgttggtcagctagagggtagaaaggctctgcagagggacctcgaccgactggacagatgggcagaggccaacgggatggcatttaacaagtccaagtgccgggtgctgcactttggccacggcaaccccatgcagagctacaggctgtggtcagagtggctggagagctgccagacagagagggacctgggggtgctgattgacacctgcctaaacatgagccagcagtgtgcccaggtggccaagagggccaatggcatcctggcctgcattaggaatagtgtggccagcagcagcagggaggtcattgtgcccctgtactcatcactggttaggccacaccttgagtcctgtgtccaggcctgggcccctcagtttaagaaggacatcgagacacttgaccgtgtccagagaagggcaacaaggctggggagaggccttgagcacagccctgtgaggagaggctgagggagctgggactgtttagcctggagaagagaaggatcagggggtgacctcattgccctctacaactacctgaagggtggtcgtagccaggaaggggttggtctcttcttccaggcaaccggcaccagaacaaggggacacagtctcaagctgtgccaggggaggtttagactcgaggtgaggaaaaagttcttcactgagcgagtcgttcgccattgggatgtgctgcccagggaggtggtggagtcaccgtccctggaggtgttcaaggggagattggacgtggcacttggtgccatggtctagtcgggaggtctgttgggacaggttggactcgatgatccttggggtctcttccaaccttagttatactgtgatactctgatactgtgatctgtaACATAGACACATAACACAGTGGAGATCTCATCAAGCCTCTCTTTCCTCCACCTGATCAGAGTGTAAGAATTgccagagaaggaaggagggctCGGAGACCCAGGCTTGGATGCAGCACAACTTTAATGAgtctagagaagaaaaggagatggCTCAATAGGGAGCATCAAGGGCTTCACCCAATAAGGTAGAGTGAAGCCGTTGCAGCCCATCTGCTTGGCCTGAAGAGTAAAGGACACCAACAgtcaggctgctggcactgggagaTCCATGCTAGGCTGGCATTTGGAGACTGACAGTAATAGGAAAAGAGGGAGTGGAAGGAGGTAACAATGGCCTGGAGCTCTATCTTCTGTCCAGCACTGTGCTTGCCAGCACTGGGATGTTCTTGCCAAGGCTGTTGCCAGCAGCTCTAGCAGGGGCGGCAGGGTCTGCAGCAGTAGCGGTTGGTGATGCAGGAGAGGTCAAAGCCCCCGGAGTTGATGGGCACTCCCtcagagctgaggatgctgccaacagcagcagaggtggaggagcccacagcagtgttctgagggaaggagctgaggatgggtcCGGGCAGGGTCACCACCACAGCAGGTGGCTGGATGGCAACAATGGAGTCCTGGCacctcacacagcagggctcgttgcagctgttggccagcGGGGTTGggccacagggctggcagcagggctcacagGGCTTGCAGCAGGACATGGCTTGGGGTTCGAAGTGTACCTATGAGGAAGCATAAAACAGAGTCACATGAGAAGCAGCCATGAACCAAACCACAGTGAAGTTCCCTCATACACTGCGTACACTGCTCTACTCAGAGCCCATGAGGCACCTCAGCTAagccccagcctctctgcagacCTTTTCTGCCGTTCCTTCTCCCAAGAGAAGCAGCTATCAGCCCTGAGTAGAAGAGGCTTCAGACTCACCTGGTTgccaaggagaaggaggtgaGAGAAGTGGATGAGAGAGCAGAGACCTGGGCTGCCTTTtatagcagtgctgcagtgcctcagGCCCAGAAGCAGCTTTGTGGAAGGAAGAATTCTGTGAGCAGCTGATGACAAATGCAAACCATCCCAGAAGATGGCACAGGCTGCGTCCTGGTTTCCTGCTCTGAAGCTGCTTCATTTCCTGACTTCTGCCACATCCTTTCCCATCGTAAGTCTTCTGTCACAGCTCCAAGGGTTTCTGGGGCAGACAAGGGTCAGTGCTGGCATCCCATGATGCAGGTGATGCGCAGCTGGTTCATTCCTGTGGGCTTGTTTGTGGCCAGGCTGTGAGGACAGGGACAccaaatttttttcctcctccagtcACCCAAGCATTGCCATATGCCAGGACATGTCACAGTCTTGTCTCTTGCTGTCTTGCATCTGTCTCTGATGGGCAGAGACATCAGGAAAAGATGGCTGAAGGGAGTTCTTAAGACTCTGTGCTCTGAGGATGTGGAAAAGATGGAGCCAGCTTCTTCACAAAGTGCACAGTGGTAGGACAGGATTCAGTGGACAGACTTTGAAACCTGGGACTATTTTTTTGTTTAGGGCTTAGAAACTTTGGGTTTAATTTTGAAGTGTTGTGCAGGATCCAGCCTTGGAATGTGTCCAGCCTGATATAATGAGACCTGCTCTGAACAGAGCCTCAGAGTATCTGATCTCCAGGGGCCATTTACCAACTATTGAATAGAATAAGCCTGGGGCTGGACTCTGTGTGgcatccaggagaggcaaaaGTCTTCATCTTTCTGcgtttgcttttcttctgatgTGGATCCTGGGATGGGAGAGTGTTCTGGTCCCTTCCTGTCCAATTTGGGGGCACAGGAGGACAAACTGCAGCCAGGTCTGCACTGAAGCCCTCCCCAAAGACTGAAATTGTGATTGGAGCCTGGCTCCTCTCTGGGGTTGCAGGTTTTCCTTCCAGAAGAAGGGACACAGCCAGATACACTGAGCTGCTACACAGTAGGACTTCTTATGTGTTTCAGGGGACACAGCGGGCAGGAGTAGTTCTGAGGTAGCGGAGGACAGAAAGGGGACTGTGCATTCGTTGGGACATGCAGAAAGAAATTTCTCTTGGACAAGCACAGGTGAACAATTGTTTCCTTTTAGGCAGCTTGTTCTTTGCTAATtgtggcaggtttaggctgttttgggggggattttcaacccaccacacaaataTTTTCTATAGAAAGCCCAAcatgtctctgggcagctgagctggctgtgGTTAGACACCTGGCACCTGATCCTGCAGAACAGAAACAAATATCAATCTCTCAGCTCAATGAGTTGATTGGTGTCTTGACACCCTGGGTGAAGAACCTTGACTTAGAAGCAACACCAAGAGCACGACCGCAAGCAGGGGTCACCCATCCTGTGACTTAGATTTGGAAcaagcagggctctctgcaaGCTGCTGACTCTGAGGTTGGAGCATGAGGCTGTCAGGTGTTCATCAGAGTCACAATTAATACCAGCTGGCCCCTTGAGTCTCACCAGCACAAACTGGGTGCCTTTTTTCCTGCAGAAGGAGTGCAGCCATTTCCTATAGCTTCAGAGAAGGCAGCCAACTTCAGAGGAATCTGTCAtgactctgctgcctgcactgctgcattcCTGACCTGGAAATGCTGAGGCCTTTCCCCCCAGCGCTCAGAAGAAGCTTTAGCTGGGGTGTGGTCCTGACACAAACCTGGAAATGAAAGCACAGCCATGTCCTTAGCTGCAATGCTTTGCATTCAAGATGAGCTTGTGCAAAGATTGTTGCCTCTGCCAAGGTGCCTCTGGTCCTGCGGCAATGAGGGGCAGGTATAAAAGGCAGCCCAGGTCCTGCTCTCTCATCCActtctcctgcctccttctccttggCAACCAGGTGAGTCTGGAGCcccttctgctcctcttcccaAATGACATCTCCACTCATTTATCCTCTCAGCTGATGTTGCCTTTCTCATATTTTGGAGCTTGGACTAACTTGTCATGAGAGAAGGGAGTAGGAATAAGGTCTGTCTAGACGGAGGCAGAAGAAGGAGTGTGGTGGCTTCTGGTTTGTGCACTAAGAGGTTGCTTGGATTGGGCTGCTCTTCATAAGGCTCTGGCTGGTTGAAGCAGTGAAGATGGTATTGCTCCTGGCAGAGTTTTTATCTCAGACACTGAGGGCCTTGGATCCTTTGTGACAGTGTAATCAGGTTATTCTTCAGCCATGCTCATGCTCTGATTCCCATGTCCTCTGTTCCAGGTGCACCTCCATCCCTAGGACATGTCCTGCTGCAACCCCTGCATGCCCTGCCGGCCCTGCGGCCCAACCCCgctggccaacagctgcaacgagccctgctgtgtgaagtgccaggACTCCACCGTTGCCATCCAACCATCTGCTGTGATAGTGACCCTGCCTGgacccatcctcagctccttccctcagaaCACTGTTGTGggctcctccacctctgctgctgttggcagcatcctcagctctgaGGGAGTGCCCATCAACTCCGGGGGCTTTGACCTCTCCTGCATCACCAACCGCTACTCTTGCCGGCCCTGCCGCCCCTGCTAGAGCTGCTGGCAACGGCCTCAGAAAAGGTCTCCCAAGCATTCAGAACATGATGCTGGACAGAGGATTACACTTTGCACCATTGCTTTAAGAGCAGCTGGTCAACTCAGGCTTGTCCTGCAAGGGCAGCCTCAAATGTGGTGTTTTGAGCTCTGGccaatttcttcctttcctctcttcttgtcAATGTTTTCCTCACTTTGCTTGGTCTTCATTTGCCCCTATCAAAGTGTTTTCAGGGTCTCATGAACCAGCCTGgaagcagcctccagcctgttCCCTTTTCCAGGCAGGCAACAGATTCCCTCTGGAAATTCTGCCAACAAAAAGGCAAATACGTTtgcaagctcctgctgctccccatgcTGGGTACCTCTGCTTGAAGTGACCTCATTTCCCTCTACagattcattaaaaaaattctGCAACCTACCCTGTGTCCCTGAGGTGATCTTTCCATTTGAATGCTGACTGCTGAGGGACAAAGCCATTGCTTAGGAGGGGAAATCCATAGGAGCACACGGGAACCCTTCTTCACTACCAGAGCGAAGAACTGCAACCCAGCCTTGGTCCCTCAAGGTGCTGTGTGATAGCAGATAAATCCAGCTCCACAGAGACATGGCAGTGACAATGGAACCTGATTCTGAGGTTGACAGCATCCTTAAACTGTCCCTCCATGGCGCAGTGCCTGCACCAGCCCAGCCAGAGGTGACACTGCTGAAGAGGCTCCACTATATTAAAAAAGGCCAGGAAATGAGGTTATGCTGATGGGTCCTGCTGCATTTTGAGAAAGCATCCAAGGTTGGAGGCTGCTCCATACAATTCCTTAGGACAAGCTGTTaaaagtgctgcaggagagcatgGATGCAGTCAGTCTGTAGAGGTGAAAGGTGAAATTGCTTTAGACACTGCTGATAGAGAGCCATGCCCAATACTTTATCTCTAAGCTGCCTCCTGGATGGTGGCAAACACCCTGGGGGTGTGGTTACTTCAATGGAAGCAGAGCAACTGGGCTGCCACATTGTGGCAAGATATTGTTGCTTTGGTAGAGAACCTGGTGATAGAAATATATAATATAGATGCCcatgtgcctgcagagctggctgctgaagAGCGTAAAGGACCAAAAAGGTGGATCAGGCTTCTGAGATTCAGGTACATCCAGACCAGCAAACAAGAGCAAATGATTTATGTCTCGATGGGCTCACGATGCCTCAGGTCACCAGCAAAGAGACTGAGGACTGAATCTCAGTCAGCAATAtgcccaagaaagccaatggcatcctggcttgcattagaaacactggccagcaggaacaggcaggtgatcatccccctgtgctcagcactgctgaggccacacctcgagcgTGGTGTTCAGTTCTGGCCACTCACTCCAGGATGGACAAAAAGGGGCTGGAGCATTTCCAGAGACGGGCAACAAATCTCTGAAGGGCATGGAGCACATGAcctacaaggagcatctgagggagctgggggtgttcagcctggagaacagaaggctgaggggagaccttattgctctctacaactccctgcagggaggttggagtgaggagggggcagctcctctccttgaTGTCAAGTGACAGGGCGAGAGGATATGGTTTCAAGCGACATGCGGTAGTGTGAAAgtttaatcctcccaccacataaagcacagctaactcagttggagaagcaaatgaaaagctgtattttacaagcagaatgaaatgcaatgaatatatacaaaatgtacaggatttacagtatatacaaaaatacacAGGAAAGAATGCAACACACAAACTCCCTCCCAAGGAGAGTCCCCCCCGGCTTCGCCCAGAaccccttttctcttcctccctttcttgtCCAAGGCTAATTGGATGGGAAAAGGATTAAAAGAGAAATGGGTATCAAGGGAAATTTTGTCAGTGCAAAGTAGTTGTTAGAgaaaagttagttttcttatctcgTAAGTCCAAGGTCAGTAGCCTGCAGGCTGGccaggaacagaaaaaaaaagccgaACAGACTGAACTCAGACTGAGTTCTTAAAGCCACATTtctactgatctaccaatgaaattcgtgtAGAatatctgtgttttcttttcttacacctaaacatttcagctagagaattctgtagctgtccttttcttaaaggcaccgcctaaaactgtcacactaCACCAGGGGACATCCAAGCTGTATgtaaggaaatatttcttcactgaaagggttcacaaacattggaacaggctgcccagagcagtggtggagtcactgtccctggaggagtgTGTGggcctggcacttagggacgtggtttcatgttgacccttcagtgttgGGTcaaggattggactggatgatctttgaggtctcttccaacctgacatattctgtgattctctgattctgtgactggagTTGGTGATGGGCACTATCACATAGGTTGTCCACGAATGTGAAACATGGGCAGCCATCAAGCAAACCAAGTGGTTAAAGTCTTTCTGATATGGAGAGTGATGTCTCAAATATCAATATGGACAGGACTGACAGGCCAGAAAGCCACCCATAcaagcagcctgtgctcacaaaGGTAGATGTAAATGCTAAGGTTGGAAACATCTCCTCTGCCCCATTCTACCACCTGAAACATTGTCCTGGGTTTTGGTCATCGAGTCTTATGGTGACACAGCAACCCTGAAAAAAATTGAGTCAAGCAATAGGGAATCATTTCTGATACAACCTGATGGACACCTGGCCCAAAGAGCATGGCATCGAGTGTCTGTGTCACATCCCCTATCATGCACCAGCCTCCATGAAAATCAACCAATACAACAAACCATCCGTGACTACATTGAGAGAGATGCACGGTGGGACCTTCAAACATTGGGATACGCATTTGGTAACAGCCACCTGCTAAGTCAGCACTAGAGGATCTCTCGGTCAAGCCGGTCCTGCCCCATCAGCATTTTTGCAAACTGTAGAAGGGGATAAAGTCTCCATAGTGCACATAAAATTACACTGTGGAAATCAGTTTGGGTTAGTTCTGCTTTAGGCAAAGACAAAGCCATTTGTGGGATCATTTTCACTCAAGAACCTTGGTGCTCAAGGGTGGGTGATAATGGAGCGTGGTGACGTGCAATCTGTGCCTCAGGGGGATTTGGTTTAAATGAGGATAATCAATGCATGACCTCGTATCTTGTTAATTGCTGTGTAACTATGCCCCTGTCTGTCACCACTCTGACTGTCTCTAGGTGCCCTGTCAGTGCTGGAATCACCTGAGTGAACAAAGAATGAACTTTGGTAAAACCAAGGGAAACACCATGGTGATGGAAGCAGAACTGATTTCAGCATGCAACAGCCCCACGCTGCACACCATCCTCCAGCTGTGCCGCACATCACCCACCCATGTGAACACTGCCTGACCCTGTTCTGCCAGCTGAGTGGACTTTGCACCATCCATCCTGCTCAGACAGAGAGAAAGATGCTCTGGCAAACTGTGTCAGAGGCCTAACACTAGAACGCAGAACTTGACTGCCACCAGCTGTGGAGGAGCTGAGTATGTCTTACTTAGCTACAAGAGACTATGACTGGACAATGTCCTTCATCCCATCCTCCCCATCCTTAACCCCTATGACCCAAGGCAATGCCTTTCTTCTTTGACATTTCTAGACAACACTGCCAAAAAGGATTGTGAAGAGGCAGGGTCTGGGATGCAGAAAGCTTCAATGACTCTGAAGAAGAAATGAGATCACTTGTAGAGAAGCTGGCCAGAGCATGGAGAGCACCACCAGCTGTTGAACATTTGTGCCCATCACACTCAGTGGAAATCCAACAAGACATTCACCTGCCTGttccacagagagagaggggacagcATATTCTCCAGGTTGCCTCTGAGGTTCATACAGTCCACAAGAAGAGGAGACAGAGGTGGGAGAGAGTGGAAGGCAAGGAAGTCAGACTTGGGCCATATTTTCAGAgagcctcagctgctctcctttGGAAGGACAGCACTGGATGCTCAGCCTCTCTGAAACTGATGACCAGGAGCGGGTTACCACTGCCAGTAAAATTCAAAGAATTCAGGAGGTCCATGCCCAACTGcattggtaaagtttttatccagttgagcagcatctctatcaCTAACCACGCCAAATggtaagttattaatttgtagatgtgggtccaaaagatccagccaaacacccatgcaaaAGCTTGGAACATCAGATTCTTCCAAATTGACATCTCTACTTCCAACCTTTTCTTTCAGACTAAGTATTACTTTCCAAATAGAATGTTCATttccaagccccacgttggagCACCAAaatactgtggtggtttgagccttaactgggatttaagagctcagatggggcaAGGCTGCACgcccttctctttcccaatagagaggaaaagaaagggaaggagcaaatccaccaagaaataatttggagtcagcttggaagtagagaggtaaagaattttctttaaacgatatataaatataaatatatatataaaaaacaataacaggtagagttcacaagggtaaggaacaaggatggatggggaaaatatgaatatgaaaccagtcctttgcagaggcgtggatgtagcagggagaggaccaggcctgactacgtggcagagaagcagaaagccagcagcaactctctttcACCCCTGCAAGGCAAAAGTAAAAGAGCCAAacggctgcagtgtcttcctttttatgggcttgctggacaggcagggggagtagaacagactaactcagttccccagggggaaaacactttccagggagagcaaagctctcacaagccctccccaccctgctttcaggatgggcatatcCCATCACAGGAAGGCAGAGAAGTCAAACTTGGGCCATATTTTCAGGgagcctcagctgctctcctttGGAAAGACAGCATTGGATGCTCAGCCTCTCTGAAACTGAAGACCAGGAGTTCATCCCTCAATCCAACATCAGCTTTTGGGT belongs to Dryobates pubescens isolate bDryPub1 chromosome 36, bDryPub1.pri, whole genome shotgun sequence and includes:
- the LOC104309383 gene encoding feather keratin Cos1-2, with the translated sequence MSCCNPCMPCRPCGPTPLANSCNEPCCVKCQDSTVAIQPSAVIVTLPGPILSSFPQNTVVGSSTSAAVGSILSSEGVPINSGGFDLSCITNRYSCRPCRPC